atGAATGTCACTCGTTACAAATGTGACGAAGTGTTGTACACACCTCCTAATTTAGCAACCGCCTACTCTGCTTTGTTTATATTGCTGATATATATCGAAAGTGCTGGCGcaaaatgtttgtctttttcccccctttgtcGAAATGTTGATACATTGGTTTGAATTTCAAAACTttattttactaaaaaaaatgtcgcGGGGCATTGGTAACCATAACTGTTTATTTTCTActgtaaatatgattttttttaaatacacgttttgaaaaataaaacattttgtttacatttctGCTGGCACCAATGGGAACTAATTAAGTAATATTTGAGCATGGTCAAGCGATTAAAACATTTCCCCCATACAGAAGATGATGCGCCAGGTGACGAGCGCCGACTTCTGCATGAACCCCCGGCCATCATGCCTGGCCGAAGACGCCCACCACGCCGCTGCGCACTTTGACCTTTGCCCCCCACCAACCAACAAGTTCTACTCTCCGCCGCCTGTCCAGATGACACTGGGGCCAGTGGTGCTGTCCAACCCTGGTCTGAAGCCAATGCTGTGCCCCCGACAGGACATCCTGGGGTCCTCCAAGCTCCCAGCCTCGAAAGCTGGTGACCCGGCGAATGacggtaagaaaaaaaacaaaggtgcCGGGAAAACGGGGCGGCGCGGTCGCCCGCCGGGCACTACCAAGCTGGCAGGCTACCGGACCAGCACGGGGCGCCCACTCGGCACCACCCGTGCCGCCGGATTCAAAACCAGCCCTGGGCGGCCGCTGGGCACCACCAGGGCGGCGGGTTACAAGGTGAGCCCAGGGCGACCCCCAGGTAGTATCAAGGGCCTATCACGCCTCAACAAACTTCCATACGGAGGGGCGTGCAGCGGGGCGGCTTTCCCGTACCCGCTTCCGCACAAGGACCTCCTCTGTGAACCCTCCTGCAAGGAGAACCCCCCGACCGAGTGAAGTACCCCTAAGAGATAaagggagttttttttaataagcttTCCCGCGTTTTTTCTAATGTATCACAAACAGTATTAGGACACACTACCTATGGCATGTTGAACTACCTTCTAGGAAAGTGCAGTGAAGGCACCACGAATGTCGCGTTCACTGACAACATTTTGGATGAAAGTCTGGAGATTGTAGCAGCATTTTGGAGGGGTTTAGGTTCAGTGTGAAtgagtttctgtttttttttatgccaCAATATTGGGTTTGCTCAGAAATTTTCAtccactaatttaaaaaaaaggggaagtTGGTCTATCTTcctttttttgatgaaaattggcTGCTTTTTATGCTCAGGCTGAAGCACTGTCTAATAGAAATGTTGTGCTTTGCCGCGTTCTTGTGGCACCCATAAACTACACGGAGACGTTTCATGTCTGAAAGACACATTTAGAACATCTTTCTggtatttagaagaaaaaaggaaTCCAGTCTGTGTGTAAGTCTAATATCAACAATGCATGTGGTCGGAGCAAATTGTGGTGTAAATACTTATGTGTCATTGACATCTTTTTTAAGCCCTTGAACCACCACCGCTTGCATTTGTCTgatctatatttatttaatataatgaTTGATCAGATTTTTTAACTGGCCAGTAACAAGTTCTTCTTTtgccaaaattaatttaattcggttttgggggcaaaaaatacaaagttttTGGGATGACAATAGTAGAAAGAGATTTTTAAACACTATTATCACTTTGAGTTTATCTCTACtttttatttcatgtattttgttatttttattttctctaagAGAATGTAAGTGTTAAAATTCATGCTTTTAAAAGCCATTGCAAATATTTTCATGATATAGAGTATGAATTAGAAAAATTGTTccaatttttaatttatttgtctatatttttgttttctagagtaatattatttattattttgatttttcatcattatagttatgttttttacttttatttatgtCCCTGAAATTTACAGACAAGGCATTGATGCtttacatgcacatacacatttGAGACCAATTTtaacatgctattttttttaactatttaaCTAATTAATTCTATATCAGAAATGAAAACTAAgtatagatttaaaaatatcCCAACTGCTGTGTTCAATTAAGTCAATTTTACTCAACATTATAGATATAATGTGTAATTTTGCTAGCTCGTcttccaattaattttgtttaatactttcaaaggatacatatcaATTTCATTTCTACAGTTCCCAACACTCCCAAAATAGGGTACGTATGTCACATGTATTTTACGCTTTTGTACACGTGGCTCGCCAGGACCAAAGAATATGAATGATGTAATCTTCATGGGGCGCGAAATTGattttacattttctattgAATTTCCTGTAAAACACTGTAAATGGTTCTCAAGTCagatggctttttttaaaagtaatattTCAGAAATTTTACAGGACAGCACTTAACATTACGGAAATTAACTCACAAATGCTCAATGTATTACAAGTGCATCTCAATACGTTTGTGTAAACACTTAACAAGAGTAAAAAACTGTTATTTACTTTATTATGTTCTTGTTTCATCAGTTTTTcagttcctttttttctcttgggTTTTCATATTGACAAACTTGAATCCACCTGGCTCCGCACCTTTAAGGCATGACTGCACTTACACTTACTTACTTAAAGTGCGTgtgtttcatttattatttcaagAATATGGGAGGGGTAGACTTGACAAATATTATTCGTTATGGTTACATATTGCTAATGTTTCTGGGAGGTATACCTCCAACATATTCAAATGTATTCAGATGCACCtgtatacacatggattttctAATGATTCCTAGTATAAATAAGTGAAATGATAAAAGCAATTGTGTTATATTTGTTCTGTCACATTTTAGCCACTGAGGACtcgattttgtaaaaaaaaaaatgaagaaaaaaaatgaaaacatgaacATGAGTGGACTCCAATCAACTTTGAAGTTATTTCCTcttgctgcaaaaaaaaatggtgagaaTGGTAAGACAAGTGGAAAACAACattgtacatgtgtatatatacaattCTTCATTTTACCCGTGCATGGTTGTTGTGAATTGTCAACGATTTGTGGAATAAACAGAAAAGTAATGCAAACTCCTATATTGTGCATTATAtttagttttatattttttatgcgTATCAGgtctaacatttttttctggaatttaTATTTTAGTATACAATGCAAATATCTTTTTCCTTctcaaaatcattaaaaatgaaagtaAATCATTTAACGGAAGTGTCACATTTTACTATGTCCGCCATTAGGTCTGTCAAATTGGTTCCGTCtttttaaatagtaaatattgtCGACCTCACCGGCTCAAACATGTCTTGATAACCCAACACGTGATTGGTTCCATAACGAAATATGTCGGGAGATATTCCCAATCTTAAAAGCtcttataatttatattttattctcATGTTGCTCTTTTCAGCGGTGACTTCTTACGGTAAGCCACATGCTAGCAAAACACGACGGCTAGCTAGACAATTTATGCTCATTATTCACCATTAACAACTATTTtaccatacattcattttggcaTCCGTTATGCACCACACCTTACTTACTTTAAGAATATATGTTATCGTTTTTGGTTTCTGCTAGTCAGAAAATTAGACACCCGGTACACTATCTAAATACTAACAAGAATAAATAAGCACAGACGTTGATAACTGAAAACATCCTTTTCATGTAAATTTACAATGACTCTAGTCACATGCTTGTTTCTCATTTATCAGAATTAAATGTCACTGAAATCACTTTTCAAACTGGTGTAAATGTGGCGCAAGGGTATACTTGATATTTTCTCTGCTTAATTTTCTAGAGCATAATGAGTTGGTGGTCTCGAAAGAAGAGGAAGTAGCGATACCTCACCCCGAAACTGTCCCCGAATTTGCGAACGACGTCGATGCGAGGCCACTAAAGCGTCAGTTCAAGACGGCCGAGATCGCTGATGCCCTGATGGGTACTGAGACCCCCGTTGACCCGTCTGACATGGAGTCTCTCTACCCCAAGAACATCGAGGACTTTCAGTTGGGCTTCTCGCCGCCGTGCGACGACGACGCGTGTCTCGCCGAAGTTCCCGACGGTGACAACCCAGAGACCGCCCAACCGGTAAGTGGATCCGTGCTCGGTTTTACGCCGCGGACGCGTTTTGAGCGAGGCTTTGGCTGTCTTCCAGGTGACGCTGGACATGGTTCACGTTCCCGCCACCGAGGAGAAGAACGCAGAGACCGCCAAGACTTTCAAAGTCAACTGCGACCTGAGGAACATCAGCGAACCTAGCGCCTTGTCGGTCAATGTCCTCAACGCATCCCAGGTTACCTGCCTTAAGTGCACAATTTGGTCAAAAGAAACTGCGCTATTTGCCAACGACTGCGCCCATGTTGATTCCAGGACCTGATGGAGTTCTTGAACGCCAATGGCACCGAGTGCTCGGTGGTTCTGTTCTTCACGGCGTGGTGTCAGTTCTCGGCCGGCCTGGCCCCGCACTTCAACGCCCTGCCTCGGGTCTTTCCTGACATACACTTCCTGGCTCTGGACGCCTCACAGCACAGCAGGTCAAGGGTTTAATATTGTAGCATGTAGCTAATTGGTCATTCCACATTTGGTGGACATTTTGGTTTCCATATCTGTTTTTCTCTCCATACTCATCAAAAATAGGTCATAAAATATCGAAggaagggcggcccggtgaatgagtggttagcacgtcggcctcacagtgggggacatgggttcaaatccaggtcggtccacctgtgtggagtttgcatggtctctcgggcctgtgtgggttttctccgggtgctctggtttcctcccacattacaaaaaaaaacggtacacggtcaattggtcaccggtcttttggtcaccggtcttttggtcgccgatcttttggtcttcagtcttttggtcgcccagaaggttattgataattaccatttaaatcgttgctcaaattccctaaatacaaactgcgaattactatttagtcatacttaatgcctaaagaaaagctccaaatttcccggacttttattgctttttgttggagaacttgttaagaccctgactgacgtacctagcttcttaaagggacaacacatgtacatacaaactcttatacactcacacgtccgctcagttaaactgctcagggccattggtggcttttattgatgtgtagaccgtgttgttttaccttgttttgtcgccggtcttttggtcgtcggtcttttggtcgcccgttgtcgcggtccgggcgaccaaaagaccaaaagaccggcgaccaatcgaccgcacacaaaaaacatgcatgtaggatgattggacactctaaattacccctaggtgtgagtgtgagcgtgaatggttgtttgtccgcaccgcttatcctcacaagagtcgtgaTTAAATGCcacct
The nucleotide sequence above comes from Stigmatopora argus isolate UIUO_Sarg chromosome 22, RoL_Sarg_1.0, whole genome shotgun sequence. Encoded proteins:
- the LOC144068398 gene encoding UPF0461 protein C5orf24 homolog, encoding MMRQVTSADFCMNPRPSCLAEDAHHAAAHFDLCPPPTNKFYSPPPVQMTLGPVVLSNPGLKPMLCPRQDILGSSKLPASKAGDPANDGKKKNKGAGKTGRRGRPPGTTKLAGYRTSTGRPLGTTRAAGFKTSPGRPLGTTRAAGYKVSPGRPPGSIKGLSRLNKLPYGGACSGAAFPYPLPHKDLLCEPSCKENPPTE
- the txndc15 gene encoding thioredoxin domain-containing protein 15, producing the protein MSGDIPNLKSSYNLYFILMLLFSAVTSYEHNELVVSKEEEVAIPHPETVPEFANDVDARPLKRQFKTAEIADALMGTETPVDPSDMESLYPKNIEDFQLGFSPPCDDDACLAEVPDGDNPETAQPVTLDMVHVPATEEKNAETAKTFKVNCDLRNISEPSALSVNVLNASQDLMEFLNANGTECSVVLFFTAWCQFSAGLAPHFNALPRVFPDIHFLALDASQHSSLSTRFGTVAVPNILLFQGAKPMARFNHTERTLDVLTSFIANQTGLEAGSDRNVTDADHLGPLASMPVKSVDWLLVFSVLFIASFTSYGILRTDSIRWLIPGQEHEHQE